A section of the Lampris incognitus isolate fLamInc1 chromosome 8, fLamInc1.hap2, whole genome shotgun sequence genome encodes:
- the LOC130117151 gene encoding LIM/homeobox protein Lhx1-like produces the protein MVHCAGCERPIVDRFLLKVLDRPWHIKCVQCCECKCNLTEKCFSREGRLYCKNDFFRRFGTKCGGCSQGISPNDLVRRARSKVFHLNCFTCVMCNKQLSTGEELYILDEFKFICKEDYQNNNGKDTILLSVTTCSDPSLSPDSQDPQDDGKDSETGHLSDKETCNNENDEQSVAGKRRGPRTTIKAKQLETLKAAFAATPKPTRHIREQLAQETGLNMRVIQVWFQNRRSKERRMKQLSALGARRHAFFRTPRRMRSLGDRLEPGELLPNGHFSYYGDYPNEYYGSGGNYEYFQGPPSSQAQTPADLGFVPSSVPTGTPLGAIDHLHPGHHCSGEVQCFSDIISHHPADSPSPEPNGPGSMHSISSEMCGPSTPFTNLALSDNGYTNQLSQPSSEMSEGTVW, from the exons ATGGTTCACTGTGCCGGCTGCGAGAGGCCTATTGTTGATAGGTTCTTACTCAAAGTTTTGGACAGACCTTGGCACATCAAGTGTGTGCAATGCTGTGAATGCAAATGCAATTTGACAGAGAAGTGTTTTTCCCGAGAAGGGAGGCTGTATTGTAAAAATGACTTCTTTAG GAGATTTGGTACAAAGTGTGGAGGCTGCAGCCAGGGCATCTCCCCCAACGACCTTGTTCGGAGAGCAAGGAGCAAAGTGTTTCACCTGAACTGTTTTACGTGTGTGATGTGTAACAAACAGCTGTCGACCGGGGAGGAACTGTACATCTTGGACGAgttcaagtttatttgtaaagAGGACTACCAGAACAACAATGGGAAGGACACGATCCTTCTCTCAG TCACGACATGCAGCGACCCAAGTTTGTCCCCAGATTCTCAAGACCCCCAGGATGACGGCAAAGACTCCGAGACGGGCCATTTATCCGACAAAGAGACGTGCAACAACGAGAACGACGAGCAGAGCGTGGCGGGGAAGCGGCGCGGCCCGCGGACCACCATCAAAGCCAAGCAGCTCGAGACGCTGAAAGCCGCTTTCGCGGCTACGCCGAAGCCGACCAGACACATCCGCGAGCAACTGGCGCAGGAGACGGGGCTGAACATGCGGGTGATCCAG GTGTGGTTTCAGAACCGGAGGTCTAAAGAGAGGCGGATGAAGCAGCTGAGCGCGCTGGGAGCCAGGCGGCACGCGTTCTTCCGCACTCCCAGAAGAATGCGGTCGCTAGGAGACCGGCTGGAACCGGGCGAACTGCTGCCCAACGGCCACTTCTCCTACTACGGAG attATCCAAATGAATATTATGGTTCTGGAGGAAACTACGAGTACTTCCAAGGTCCTCCGTCGTCCCAGGCACAGACACCAGCAGATCTAGGCTTTGTGCCCTCCTCTGTCCCGACTGGCACCCCATTAGGGGCCATAGACCATCTCCATCCTGGGCACCACTGTTCTGGAGAGGTGCAGTGTTTCTCAGACATTATATCCCACCATCCAGCAGACTCCCCTAGTCCAGAACCAAATGGACCAGGATCGATGCACAGCATCTCCAGTGAGATGTGTGGCCCTAGCACACCGTTCACCAACCTAGCTCTCAGTGACAATGGATACACCAACCAGCTGTCACAGCCTTCTTCAGAAATGAGCGAAGGCACTGTCTGGTAG